Part of the Pseudomonas baltica genome is shown below.
AGGCTCTTGACCTGCCACACATCGCCGGCCTCAAGACGGTAGCGCGCATCGGAATAGAGCGTCGCGGTGGTGGCGGGCGCATATACCGTGCCCTGGAATCGCGCTGTACCGTTGCCTGCGATATACAGATTGTCGAGCCGACTGCTGTCGTCCACATACAGCGAATAGTTGCTGCCGCGTATGATTGCGGCGTTGACCAGGCCATCGCTGAACTGGCTGTCGATCACATTCAGGCCAATGGCACTGCCTCGGACGGTGCCGAGGTTGGTAACGCGGCCCTGCAAGGTCGAGCCGCTGACAGTGATGCCGTTGGCGTCGGCGGACAGGTCGACGACATCGGCGTCAGGATCGACCCCGATATACCCGTAGTTCCTCCAGCGCCCAGTCACGGTGGTATCGGTCAGGTTCAACGCTTCCCGGGCCGCGATGATGCGCCCGCGGTTAGTGAAGTCCCCCGCCAGTTGCACATTGCTCAAGGCCGCGCCTTGCTCCAGGCCGCTGATGAGGCCGGTATTGAGCAGGCTGCCGCCGAGGTTGCTGTCCTTGAGCAGCAAGCCGCTGCCGTGATGCTCGTCCGGCTGGAAGTTGCCGATGATACTGCCGCGGTTGATGAAATCGCCGCCGATCGTACTGCTGGTCATGTCGACCCCGTAACCGCCGATCAAGCGTCCGCTGTTGATCAGGCTGCCGGCAATCCGCGCCTGCAGATCCGTGCGCAACGCGGGCCCGAACACACCGCCTTCGATGGTCCCGCTGTTGATCAGGTTGCCCTGGATATCCCCACCGTACACCGCCAGCCCGCCGAACCCGTCGGAGCTGGGCGCGATGCTGCCGCGGTTGACCAGATCACCCTGGATCGTCGTGCGGTCGAAGCTCAGGTCGTCCTCGCTCATTGAGAATACCCCGGTGTTTTCAAAGCGCTTGAGCACCGAGTCCCGTATCTGCACGCCCTCGCCGGAGTAGATCCAGCCGCTGTTGTAAACGCCGCCGCTCACCGTCGACTGGTAGATATCGAAGGCATTGATACCGTCGCGCAACTGCCCGGCGTTGATGAAGCGCCCCTCGACGGTGCTTTGCGCGAGGAAGGTGTAGCCGGCAATCGAGCCACTGTTGAAGACGTCGCCGGTGATGTGCGAACCCTCTATCTGCAGGCTGTTGCCCAGCGCGGTATCGAGGGTCCCGGTGTTGCGTACCGAGCCGTTGATCCGGCTGCCCTGGATGAGCACCGCCTGGGAGCCGCCGTATACCAGGCCACTGTTGTCGACGTTGCCAGTGACGGCGCTGTCGAGGATGGCTACGCCGACCTCGGCCGCGCGCGCGTCGATGGTGCCGCTATTGGCGAAGCCGCGTTCGAGTACCACGCGATCGAGCTTGACGATGGTGTCGCCATAGCCGTCGCTGGGTGATTGCAGTGTCCCGGAATTGATCAAGGCGCCGCTGAGCCGGCTGTCGGTGATCTGCACGGCCGTGACGCTGCCACTGATGGTACCGCTGTTGGAAATCTTGCCGACGCCGTCACTGCCATCGATGGCGATGCCGAGGGTGCCGGCGAGGCGGCCCTGGTTGAGCACCTGGCGCGCCGCGGCATCGCTGATGATGACCGCCGCACCACTGGCGACGTCGATGCTGCCGGTCGGGGTGAGCGTCAGTGCGTCGTGGTCTTGCAGGCTGCAGCCGAGGCTCACCGGCCCGTTGATCACCGTGGTGCCACGCCGACAACTGTCGGCGGCCTCCACCTGATCGCTGAGCAGACTGCCCAGCGACAGAACCAGTAGCGCGGTGAATGGCGAGAGCGAGCAGTTGCCGAAGGTCGTGGATGCACAGGAGTCGAATGCAGGGCGGCTGCGAGGCAGAGAACGACCAGGTGTGAGGTTTTCCATAAACCACCTGTTGTTGTTCTTGCGAAGGGAGGTGTTGGTATAGGCCCGGGATCGGGGGTCGTCAAAGTGACGCGGCGACTTTGCGACCAAATGCCAGTGTCATTTGACACCTCAAGCCCTGCGCCGCAGACTTTGCCGCCTCCCGCCCCTGTACAAGGCCGTCCGCATGAAACAGCTCTTCGCGCCTCTGCGCCGGCGTTTTACCTCGGCGCGCTGGCGTACGCGCCTGACGCTGTGGATCGCCGCCACCGTCGCCG
Proteins encoded:
- a CDS encoding autotransporter outer membrane beta-barrel domain-containing protein, producing the protein MENLTPGRSLPRSRPAFDSCASTTFGNCSLSPFTALLVLSLGSLLSDQVEAADSCRRGTTVINGPVSLGCSLQDHDALTLTPTGSIDVASGAAVIISDAAARQVLNQGRLAGTLGIAIDGSDGVGKISNSGTISGSVTAVQITDSRLSGALINSGTLQSPSDGYGDTIVKLDRVVLERGFANSGTIDARAAEVGVAILDSAVTGNVDNSGLVYGGSQAVLIQGSRINGSVRNTGTLDTALGNSLQIEGSHITGDVFNSGSIAGYTFLAQSTVEGRFINAGQLRDGINAFDIYQSTVSGGVYNSGWIYSGEGVQIRDSVLKRFENTGVFSMSEDDLSFDRTTIQGDLVNRGSIAPSSDGFGGLAVYGGDIQGNLINSGTIEGGVFGPALRTDLQARIAGSLINSGRLIGGYGVDMTSSTIGGDFINRGSIIGNFQPDEHHGSGLLLKDSNLGGSLLNTGLISGLEQGAALSNVQLAGDFTNRGRIIAAREALNLTDTTVTGRWRNYGYIGVDPDADVVDLSADANGITVSGSTLQGRVTNLGTVRGSAIGLNVIDSQFSDGLVNAAIIRGSNYSLYVDDSSRLDNLYIAGNGTARFQGTVYAPATTATLYSDARYRLEAGDVWQVKSLVNRGTLELAAPALTGGASATLAGDYVQKPGAVLRTQVQDNAHYGSLAVYGTATLPSQARIDVDVTQARQPFTTSSLNYVLTATQLVSDGTFAVTSNSALFNFGARKVDNRVDLLLTPKASNGVASAAREAGMSASTQGAARVLDRQLALGSASTLAPYFVSATSTAQVASNLNQALPQDNAALRASQATLASIGYAVKNRLDDVTGLSTLGVASGQNPPSKAINGFWSQPFSYSSGMGNSTVEGATGTVIGFDLRTSAQQRSGWAFAYANGGTGSLQPNGQQRSRLDLWQFLGYSSYTVAPGTELMVYGGAGRNSVDADRRLAISGVSGSAKAEYDSLMATLGTSIGHALQLSDSTRLIPSARLDYNHIRDAAYSERGSSSLAPLLLNVAARETDQLIAGFDTKLEHNVTASTRLRVNMGVGYDLINRPASTTAAFAGAADQRFQVTGEATSPWLMRGGLGVATRWRNGAELSLDYDAQTRMDFTDQVASVRASVPF